A section of the Methanoregula formicica SMSP genome encodes:
- a CDS encoding YcdB/YcdC domain-containing protein, with product MAGMDENKPYLPERYRQKIREKNRRRAAVKILTITLILIVIAVLVFSLSQLQWVGLAAVPFSPPSQPAPSPVVVTTMSLDSQMGTPAQSTSRTPLPPASPAAVPLVAGYAIEPGVTQQAGSGSLSLVQAEAALRRYCPEDMFTISSVNYSAGSARSLFGFTLRTAGGRSPKEDLVVFIEAASGMPWSAGEETAAIPKEMVSEVVLAEFPYEGVFTPGIWYDDSPQEGSVWRFTLASGNMTLVSGSVDATTGEIQAFARNIPLYGRPADPAVTQETAQGIAEKYVTARTSGLPLILTSSRYDRWGTESVPAAGAYTFSWERRYLDYPVDTDGITVVVDALNGDIIEYDKRWTTAEYAFSQAIVPTIARHDATYAAMEAARTVYPEQIGSVRILSSELRWNNGQMKGTVPRPGSVPLAWKIVFDDEILRTNASLVPGIAWIDIQTGNMTAIEYRH from the coding sequence ATGGCAGGTATGGATGAGAACAAGCCCTATCTTCCGGAGCGGTACCGGCAGAAGATCCGCGAGAAGAACCGCAGGCGTGCGGCGGTGAAAATCCTCACCATTACCCTCATTCTTATTGTGATCGCAGTTCTCGTCTTCTCCCTTTCCCAGCTGCAATGGGTCGGCCTTGCCGCGGTACCGTTCTCTCCCCCTTCACAGCCGGCACCCTCGCCAGTTGTGGTCACAACCATGTCCCTGGATTCGCAGATGGGAACCCCGGCACAAAGTACATCCAGGACACCCTTACCGCCAGCGTCCCCTGCCGCAGTCCCGCTTGTCGCAGGATATGCCATAGAACCGGGTGTCACGCAACAGGCGGGCAGCGGTTCCCTCTCTCTTGTGCAGGCAGAAGCCGCCCTGCGCAGGTATTGCCCTGAAGATATGTTCACCATCAGCAGCGTGAACTATTCGGCTGGTTCAGCCAGATCCCTTTTCGGATTCACCCTGCGGACGGCAGGTGGACGGTCCCCGAAAGAGGACCTGGTTGTTTTCATCGAAGCGGCCAGTGGAATGCCCTGGTCCGCAGGGGAAGAGACAGCCGCAATCCCCAAAGAGATGGTTTCTGAAGTCGTCCTTGCGGAGTTCCCGTATGAGGGGGTTTTCACGCCGGGCATCTGGTACGATGACAGCCCGCAGGAGGGCAGTGTCTGGAGGTTCACCCTTGCATCAGGGAACATGACGCTTGTCTCTGGCAGCGTGGATGCAACAACCGGGGAGATCCAGGCGTTTGCCCGGAATATCCCTCTCTACGGAAGACCTGCCGACCCGGCCGTTACACAGGAAACAGCACAGGGGATTGCTGAAAAATACGTTACCGCCCGCACCAGTGGCCTTCCCCTCATCCTTACCTCCTCGCGATATGACCGATGGGGAACGGAGTCGGTGCCTGCGGCAGGTGCGTACACGTTCTCCTGGGAGCGCAGGTATCTCGACTACCCGGTGGATACAGACGGTATCACCGTGGTTGTCGATGCCCTTAACGGCGATATTATCGAGTATGACAAGCGGTGGACAACGGCAGAGTATGCATTCTCCCAGGCGATCGTCCCGACCATTGCACGGCACGACGCCACCTATGCTGCCATGGAGGCAGCAAGAACTGTGTACCCGGAACAGATCGGGAGCGTACGCATCCTCTCGTCTGAACTGCGCTGGAACAACGGGCAGATGAAAGGAACAGTCCCACGCCCGGGATCTGTCCCGCTGGCATGGAAGATCGTCTTTGATGATGAAATACTCCGCACCAACGCATCACTGGTACCGGGGATTGCCTGGATCGACATCCAGACGGGGAACATGACGGCGATCGAGTACCGGCACTAA
- a CDS encoding acylphosphatase, whose translation MERITAIARGRVQGVGYRHFVETCARATGVHGYVKNLPDGSVEMVAESSPASLSDFIRYAHARDNPGIHVEQIDVSPGPATGEYRGFRVEW comes from the coding sequence ATGGAGCGGATCACCGCCATTGCCAGGGGCCGGGTGCAGGGAGTAGGATACCGGCATTTCGTGGAGACCTGCGCCCGGGCAACCGGCGTGCACGGGTACGTGAAGAACCTCCCGGACGGATCAGTTGAAATGGTTGCCGAGAGTTCCCCTGCGTCGCTTTCGGATTTTATCCGGTATGCACATGCGCGTGACAATCCGGGGATCCATGTGGAGCAGATCGATGTGTCCCCGGGCCCTGCCACCGGGGAGTACCGCGGCTTCCGGGTGGAGTGGTAG